In the genome of Ignavibacteriota bacterium, one region contains:
- a CDS encoding class I SAM-dependent methyltransferase, protein MKKVILKPGREKSLLRKHPWVFSGAIDKVTENPQNGENIEVFSSKNIWLARGSFSEKSQIRVRIWTFNESDNIDQNFFHSKIKSALNLRKSQINENTNSYRIINSESDGIPGFILDKYSDFLVCQFLSAGSEFWKGEIIESIKKGINPLGIYERSDSDVRLKEGLEIRNGNLFGEEPPDLIEILENGLKIFVDVKKGHKTGFYLDQRENRNLLLDYAGDKNILNCFSFSGGFSLYALKSGAKSVVNIDSSSEALSLISRNIEANCFTAEKNKNINGDVFKVLRKFRDENNLFNLIILDPPKFIESKANIEKASRGYKDINMLAFKILDKGGILFTFSCSGLMDRELFQKIVSDAALDAGRNIKIIKWLTQSADHPVAANFPEGLYLKGLICYAE, encoded by the coding sequence ATGAAAAAAGTAATATTAAAACCCGGAAGAGAAAAATCATTATTACGCAAACATCCATGGGTATTTTCCGGCGCAATAGATAAAGTAACCGAAAATCCGCAAAATGGAGAAAATATTGAGGTTTTTTCTTCTAAAAATATTTGGCTTGCAAGAGGTTCTTTTTCGGAAAAATCTCAAATTAGAGTAAGAATTTGGACTTTTAACGAATCAGATAATATAGATCAAAATTTTTTCCATAGTAAAATCAAATCAGCATTAAATTTGAGAAAATCCCAAATTAATGAAAATACTAACTCATATAGAATTATTAATTCGGAATCTGATGGAATACCCGGATTTATCTTAGATAAATATTCTGATTTTTTGGTTTGTCAATTCCTTTCCGCGGGTAGTGAGTTTTGGAAAGGCGAAATTATTGAATCCATTAAAAAAGGAATTAATCCTTTAGGAATTTATGAAAGATCAGATTCTGATGTTAGATTAAAAGAGGGACTTGAAATTAGAAACGGAAATTTATTTGGTGAAGAACCGCCGGATTTAATAGAAATATTGGAAAATGGATTAAAGATATTTGTTGACGTAAAAAAAGGGCATAAAACCGGTTTTTATCTTGATCAAAGAGAAAATAGAAACTTACTTTTAGATTATGCTGGAGACAAAAATATTTTAAATTGTTTTTCATTTTCCGGCGGATTCAGTTTATATGCTTTGAAATCGGGAGCAAAATCAGTTGTCAATATTGATTCTTCTTCTGAAGCTTTAAGTTTAATTTCAAGGAATATTGAAGCAAATTGTTTCACCGCTGAAAAAAATAAAAATATTAATGGAGATGTTTTTAAGGTTTTGCGAAAATTCCGAGATGAAAATAATTTATTTAATTTGATAATTCTCGATCCGCCAAAGTTTATTGAATCTAAAGCTAATATAGAAAAGGCTAGCAGAGGTTACAAAGATATTAACATGCTTGCTTTTAAAATTTTGGATAAAGGAGGAATACTTTTCACTTTTTCATGTTCGGGATTGATGGATCGCGAACTGTTTCAAAAAATAGTTTCAGATGCCGCGTTAGATGCCGGAAGAAATATAAAAATTATTAAATGGCTTACACAATCTGCAGATCATCCGGTTGCCGCAAATTTTCCTGAAGGTTTATATCTAAAGGGTTTAATTTGTTACGCTGAATAA
- a CDS encoding T9SS type A sorting domain-containing protein, which produces MKLEKLFLLACLFFSITSSASNRKVLVEIFTNSHCPLCPPAHSAIDKYIKDGNGDKIEFIYYHMVYPYSTDQIYQASTSDADAKNILYGPYSSTPQAFFNGSHVGNSYNSWEASLNALAEEESSFTINLSGSHTASDITINADIQKLSEVTDTDLTINFVIVENVQYQGNNGISSHKNVMRKIANINGDSFTLNTNQNISKSVQFTLNNGWNSDSLNIIAYIQSSSSKKVYQSESISFSQLTLTDVNNEINLPQNFSLEQNYPNPFNPVTTIEYIIPFRDENSNVSLKVYDILGKEIAILVNQKQTSGNYKIEFDASNLSNGVYLYQLKSGSFIKTKKMIVLK; this is translated from the coding sequence ATGAAACTAGAAAAATTATTTTTATTAGCATGTTTATTTTTTAGTATTACAAGTTCGGCAAGCAATAGAAAAGTTCTTGTTGAAATATTTACAAATTCACATTGCCCGCTTTGTCCGCCCGCACATTCGGCAATAGATAAATACATAAAGGATGGGAACGGGGATAAAATAGAATTTATATATTACCATATGGTTTATCCATATTCCACTGATCAGATTTATCAGGCAAGCACTTCAGATGCCGACGCCAAAAACATTTTATACGGACCTTATTCTTCAACTCCTCAGGCATTTTTTAACGGCTCTCATGTAGGAAATAGTTATAACAGTTGGGAGGCAAGTTTAAATGCTTTAGCGGAGGAGGAAAGCAGTTTCACAATAAATTTAAGCGGAAGTCACACTGCTTCTGATATTACAATTAATGCGGATATCCAAAAATTATCCGAAGTCACCGATACTGATTTAACAATAAATTTTGTTATCGTTGAAAATGTGCAATATCAAGGCAACAATGGTATAAGTAGTCATAAAAATGTAATGAGAAAAATTGCGAATATTAATGGAGATTCATTCACATTAAATACCAATCAAAATATTTCAAAATCTGTTCAATTTACCTTGAATAACGGATGGAATTCGGACAGCCTAAATATTATTGCTTATATTCAAAGTTCATCGAGTAAAAAAGTTTATCAATCTGAATCAATTTCATTTTCACAATTAACTTTGACAGATGTCAATAATGAAATTAATTTACCGCAAAATTTCAGCCTTGAACAAAATTACCCAAATCCGTTTAACCCTGTTACAACAATTGAATACATTATTCCGTTTCGGGATGAAAATTCTAATGTTTCATTAAAAGTCTATGATATTTTAGGCAAAGAAATTGCGATATTAGTAAATCAAAAACAAACATCGGGAAATTATAAAATTGAATTTGACGCAAGTAATCTTTCCAATGGAGTTTATTTGTACCAATTAAAATCCGGTTCTTTCATTAAAACAAAGAAAATGATAGTTTTGAAATAA
- a CDS encoding TlpA family protein disulfide reductase, with protein MNFIKFLLLLIIFNIKISAQSNYDFKSETIDNKEITFSEILQNGPVLVNFWALWCKPCRSEMKHLDAIFLKYKENGLTILGVNQDSPRSLAKVKAFVSSHKINYPVITDPNQEIFQKFNGQSIPLNVLFDKNGNVVFTHIGYLPGDEVALEKEIKTVLEIKQ; from the coding sequence ATGAATTTTATAAAGTTTTTATTGTTACTCATAATTTTTAACATTAAAATTTCGGCGCAATCAAATTATGATTTTAAAAGTGAAACTATTGATAATAAAGAAATAACTTTTTCCGAAATTTTACAAAACGGACCCGTATTAGTAAATTTTTGGGCACTTTGGTGCAAGCCATGCAGATCTGAAATGAAACACTTAGACGCAATTTTCTTAAAATACAAAGAAAATGGTTTAACAATTCTTGGAGTAAATCAGGATTCGCCAAGAAGTCTTGCCAAAGTAAAAGCATTTGTTTCCTCACACAAAATAAATTACCCTGTTATAACTGATCCCAATCAAGAAATATTTCAAAAATTCAATGGACAGTCAATTCCGCTAAATGTTCTTTTTGATAAAAACGGCAATGTTGTTTTTACACATATTGGATATTTACCCGGAGATGAAGTAGCATTGGAAAAGGAAATAAAAACAGTATTGGAAATTAAACAGTGA